In Spirochaetota bacterium, the DNA window TCATCATTCTGGCAGATAATATCAAAACATATAGTATTATCTGAATTATAGTATCTGTATACGTTTTTTCTTGAAGGAATAGTGCCTTTTGACATTTCATCGGATACTTTCATCTTGGGGATTAATGCTCCATCCTTTTCTATTGCAGCCATTTTATACACCCCTGAAAGAGCTGATTCACCATAGCCGGTGGCCAGCCGTGTGCCCACTCCAAAGACATCGATGGGAGCTTCATGACGCAGCAATTCATCTATACGAAATTCATCAAGGTCGTTTGAAGCAACGATTTTTATATACTCCAAACCTTCTTCATCCAGTAACTTTCGCACCTTTTTGCTTAAATCAGCAAGATCACCACTGTCAAGCCTGATGCCTGCAAGGTGTTTTCCCTGTTTCTGAAGCTTCTTTGCAGCGGCTATCGCATTAATAATACCCGAGTGTACTGTATCATAGGTATCCACCAGCAATATTGAGCTGTCAGGGAATACAGTGGTATAATTATTAAATGCCTCCGCTTCACTATCATACGCCATGACAAAGCTATGTGCATGAGTACCCTTAACCGGTATGCCATACAGTTTTCCAGCCAGAACATTTGATGTACCAACACACCCACCAATAAAGGAAGCCCTGCTTGCACTCAAACCGCCATCAGGCCCCTGAGCTCGGCGCAAACCAAACTCAATCACCTGCCTGCCTTGAGCGGCATAACATACCCGTGCAGCTTTTGTTGCAATAAGCGACTGGAAATTGATGCAGTTAAGCAATGCCGTTTCAATAAGCTGAGCCTGTCCTAACGGCGCTTCCACTCTGATTACTGGTTCCTCAGGGAAAACTATATCACCTTCTTGAAATGAAAATATGCTACCAGTGAAACGAAACGATTTACAATAATCCAAAAAATCATCAGAAAAGATATTCAATGAATACAGATAGTCAATGCTTTCCTTTGAAAAGGAAAGGTTTTGCAGATAGTCAATAAGCTGCTCCAATCCCGCAAACACAACATAACCGGAATTAAACGGATTTTTTCTGAAGAACATATCAAAAATTGCATATTTTTGTATTATACCTGTTTTCAGGTAGACTTGCATCATTGTCAATTCGTACAGGTCAGTAAGCAGTTCCATCCCTTTCATAGGATTCCTCATCATTGTTCTTTTATCCAGGTAAATTTATAAACAATATACGTGTAAAATTAATCAAATAAAAAATTTTTATATTGACAATATTATTATAATCTATGCCACTATATTACATACACCATATTTTTATTGAGCGATAGTTATCAAGATTTATAGTAAAATATATATACATGCCGATACATACTATATACAAACATTTTTTGTGTGGAATAACGTATGGCTATAGAAAGCGAAAATGACAATCTCTTCAGTGACCATTTAATTATTATAAAAGGGCGTTTCAAAGCCCTTTCAATGAATTTATATGGGCTTTTTATCATTATCTTTAATCAGGACAGGCATATTGATACCTACAATGTTGCTGTTTCAACCTTTTCCAATATCTATGAAAATGAACCACATCTCCCATGGGACAAATATGAACAGGTAATTCTGGAATTAAAATGGAAAGGCAATTTTAACGCAAATTTAACCACTTCTATAATGGATAATTTTAAGGAAATTGCAACCGAAGACACCAAAACAAACCAGCTATACGACTATGCTAACAATTATGATTACGATAGTATTGATACATTTCTCTTTGATACCATTAACAGGGTTATACATGATAAAAATCTTGTACTGGAAACAAGCATTCAGGAAGTGACTGCTGAAGAATTTGCCCAGACAAAAGAAAAAAGGTACACACAACCTGAAGAAAAGTCATCAACGGCTGAAGCTGAACTGGAAGAAGGTGCTGTTATATTGAATATACAGCCAATACTGGCGCCGGTAAAAGGTAAACCTATCTACGAATTAAAAGTTGGCGATAAAATAATGACAAAGATAATACCCAATACCGACAGAGCAAATTATTTCATTGATCTATTGGGATTGCGTGTTGAGAATCATATAAAGCCCATAGCTACAGAAGTTATAGATATAAAATCTGATGGGAAGAATGAGCCCATTGAAATACTTACCCGTATAGGCCCTGGAATTTATGGCAAGTGTATTGAAGATGAACGGCAGGTCAAATTACGCCTTTATGATCCTATCATTGATGGCCCACTAACGCAAAAATCAATACCAAAATCCCCTCCAAAACCATTAGCTGCTTCAACAACCTATGAGGATGCTGGGTTTTCAAAGTTAACATATGTAATAATATCATTATTTGTGCTCCTGCTTATCATTTTTGTTTTGCTTATATATATAAGCTTTTAATTGACAAAATAAGCCATACTTCCTCTAATTTCATTAAACCTTCAGGCCGATTAATACAACAGCAGCATATATCAATGCAAAGGAGGCGGTGTATGTTTTATCTGCTCCTGAGACTGCTGTATGAAGAAATGGCCGAAGGAAAGATTTCACGAGAAGAATATTATGAAGCTGTTATACGGATAGCTTCAATACATGGAATAAAGAGGAACGGTATACGATAGTGGACAATCGCGAATATATTTTAAAAACAGCACATGATAATGATGTGAAGTTTATACGGTTATGGTTTACTGACATTTTAGGGTTTTTGAAAAGTTTTGCCATAACCAGTAACGAGCTTGAGGATGCTTTAGAAGAAGGAGTGCGATTTGACGGTTCTACAATACATGGGTTTGTACGTAAAACCGAAAAAGAAATGATTGCCATGCCCGATGTTGAAACATTTGAAATTTTACCATGGCGCCCCAAGAGCAATTCAGTAGCACGCATGTTCTGCTATATCTATAATACCGATATGACCCCGTATGAATGTGATGTTCGGTATATTCTGTATAAAAATCTTAAGAAAGCATCTGACAAAGGCTATTTATTCTATGTTGGCCCGGAAATTGAATTCTTTTTATTCAAAAATTCCGAATCACCTCAGCTTCTTGACCGTGGAGGATATTTTGACCTTACCCCACTTGATATTGCAAGCGATATCCGACGCCAGATGGTTCTTACACTTGAAGAAATGGGTATTGGCGTGAAGACATCCCATCATGAAGGCGCCCCCAGCCAGCATGAAATTGACCTGCGCCATGATGATGCTCTGAGCATAGCTGATAATATCATGACATTTAAAACAGCAACCAAGGAGATAGCCCAACAAAACAACATATACGCTTCATTCATGCCAAAACCACTATCACAGTACAATGGTTGTGGCATGCATATTCATCAGTCATTATTCAAAAACGAAGTAAATATTTTTTATGATAGTAACGATGAATTTATGCTTTCCGACATCGCAAAGCATTATATAGCAGGATTATTGAAACACGCTCCAGAGTTCTTTGCCATATCCAATCAGTGGGTAAATTCGTATAAACGTCTTAATTATGGATTTGAAGCACCCATTGACCTATCATGGAGTATCAATAATCCATCATCACTTATCCGCATTACCACATCAAGAACTGATAATCCAAATTCGGTCAGAGTTGAGCTCAGAAACCCGGACCCTGCATGCAATCCCTATCTGCTATTTTCAGCAATCTTAGCTGCAGGGCTTTCAGGCATTGAGCATAACGACCCACTGCCAAAACCTCATAATCTCAGTGAAGGGAAATCAAATTTTTCTACAAAGTCATTGCCTTCAAACCTTTCTGATGCTCTCAAATTATTTGAAAAAAGCAGCCTGATGCGCGATGCACTGGGCGACAAGCTGGTGGAACTATTTATAGAAAATAAACACTACGAGCTTGACCAGTATAATCGCCACATTACCGATTATGAAATTGATACCTATCTACCTATTTTATAGAATTTCATGAAACCTGTGGTTGCTCTCATTGGTTGTGGCCGTATTGGGTTTTTGCTGGAAAATGACCCACTGCGATATAAACCATGTACCCATTATGGCGGCACAAAAGCTGCACGGCTATCCATAACCCATGCCTGTGATATCAATGAAAAACGTTTGCACACTTTTTCAAAGATTGCAGGAATCCCTCAATCACACTGTTATATTGATTACCAGAAGCTTATAGAACAGGAAAAGCCACAATGCGTAATTATTGCTTCGTGGACCAATACCCATTCGCCAATTGGCATTACAGCAGCTCAAAATGGCGCAAAAGTTATTGTATGTGAAAAACCAATTGCCAGTGACCTTACACAGGCAAAAGCCTTTATTGACGCATGCACCACATACAATACAACACTCATTATTAACCATGAACGACGGTATGACTACCGGTATAACTATGTACAAAGGCTTATCCGCAACAATGAAATTGGCCCCATATCTTCGGTGTATGGTTTTGTCTTTACCCCATCAAAAGCCCATCAACCAGGTTCAGGTGGTGGACCTCTTCTGCACGATGGTACTCATTTAATTGATATTGTGCAGTATCTTTTTGGCAATATAGCACAGGTACAAGGGTACACCACCCGGTATTCAAAGGATTCACTCTATGAAGATTATACAATAGCTCATTGTTTGACCACTTCCGGCATCCATGTAACACTTGAAGCAGGCGGTCATCGTGATTACTTTATGTTTGAATTGCAGATATTTGGTACAAAAGGTAAGATAGTTATCGGTAACGGTTATTTGCAACTGTATAAGCCTGCAAAGTCAAAACTGTATACCGGATTTAATGACTTAGTAGCACATGCAGTAACTCCAAAAGGAAAACCAGATTATTTTACCAAACTTTATAAAGAAGTAAAAAAGTGCCTGAAACACTCAATACCGGTAACCTCAAGTGGATATGATGGATATAGTGCATTAGAAGTAATTGATGCTATTTATCGTTCAGCCAATCAAAATGGAAGTACTGTATCAATCAGGATGCAAAACTAATCACTATAAAGAATATAATTCAAAGTCTTATTGGTAAAATATAATTTTTCTTAATTTACTCAGCATGCCCCTTGCATACCCATGGCATAAAATTAACTTAAGAAACCTTCTTCCCTAAGCTTTTTCTCAAGGGAACTATCACCCCCCTTTATTTGTGTAACCATATAATACACATACTTAGCAATAATATCCACTTCAACATTAACCATGTCACCAGTTTTTTTATGAGCAAGCGTTGTATTAGTGATAGTTTCCGGGATACAGTAAAGCTCTATTGTGTCTTTTTTATCCACCACCGTCAGTGATATGCCATCGATAGCAATTGAGCCTTTGGGAACAATAAACTTGCTGATGCCATCAGGCACAGTTAGTGTAACTTTTAGCCCATCAGGCAATTTTTGCAGTGAAACAATTTTTCCTGTTGCATCCACATGCCCCTGCACCAGATGTCCACCCAAACGACCTATAGGCTGCATGGCACGTTCCAGATTAACCTGTGTTCCTGTTTTAAATAATCCAAGTGTGGTGATGCCAAGCGTTACATCCGAAGCAAATACGGTAAAGAAATCCTTGCCCATTGCTGTCACAGTCTGGCAGGCTCCATCAATGGCAATGGAATCACCAATTTTAGTACCTTCAATAACCGTACGCGCATGTATGGAAATTAATTTACCATTTGCAGATTGTTTTACAGATTGTACCACACCAATCTCTTCTATAATGCCGGTAAACATTTACACCGCCTCAAACTGATAGCTTTCTTTATACCCTGATACAAGCATATCATGCCCCAAATAAATACTGGTTACATCATGAAGATCCATAGACTCTTTAATAAACTGCCTGCCTTTGCCTTCAATGACATTTTTCCCCTTGCCAACTATAATTGGGCTATAAAAATACATGCACTGATCAAGCTCACCTGAATCAAAGAATGATCCAGCAACTGTTGCTCCTCCTTCCAGCACTGCAATCATTGAACCCATTGTATGTAATATGTCAAGCAACTCATGAATCTGCTCCACACCGCTATCTGATTGCAAAAACTGAATGCGCCCACTGTCAATAAGTTTTGCAATAATGGCATAATCGTCCCGTTTCAAAAGATCATCTTGGTCTTTATGTGCGGTAAAAAAATACGCATTGCTATCGCTGGCTAGCGTAACATTCTGTAATGCCTTTGGTAGCCCTATCACAACTTTTTTCAAATCATGAGTTACATCCGTTTTCCATAATTCAAGCAGCCCGTTGATAAAACTGTTGGAATATCCCACTGCAGTATATTGTCTGGTTGCAAAAAATTTTTCAGCCTCAGGAGGAAACTCAGTATAACGCACTGTAAGGGCTGGATTATCCATTTCAACGGTAGCTTTTCCAACTATGATGGTATCAGCACATGCACGCAGCCGGTGCACCAGAAGTCGTGAAACAGGTGAACTTATCCATTTAGAATCGCCTGTTGTTGTTGCCGTCCTGCCGTCAAGAGATATTGCTGCCTTATGAATAACAAATGGCCTGTGTCGCAGAATACTTTTTTTAAACGGCCGTATTAAATCAATAGCTGGCTGCGAAAACTGGCGTAAAAACACCACCTCAACGCCTGCCTGTTGCAATGCTCTGACCCCTTTACCCGCAACAGCAGGATTTGGGTCAAGTGCAGGAATCATTACTTTTTTTATGCCAGCTTTTATTATTGCATCAGTGCAGGGTGGGGTTTTACCCCAGTGACAGCATGGCTCAAGTGTCACATACATTGAAGCACCGGTAGTGTTACCTGCTGCATTCTTCAGGGCTACAACCTCGGCGTGGTCAAGACCGCAGGCCTGGGTTGAACCTTTTGCTATGATAGTATCATCCTTAACAATAACTGCTCCTACTGCAGGATTTGGCGACGTTACCCCCAACCTGCCAAAAGCCAATTGTAGCGCCAGTGTCATATATTCATTGTGTTTTTGGCTTTCCATATCGGTTAAAAATAATTTCTCTATCCTGTTCAAATTTCAATTCTTCTTCTAAATAAGCACGTAACTCTTTCGTAATCTGGTTGTTAGTCTTTTTTGCAGCCAGGTACCCACCCAGTATGCTGCCACCATAAAAAAATGTGCCGGCAGCACCGGTAACAAACGCAATACCACTGTTACCGCTATCTACTGCATAGTATGTAACCACAGCACAGACACCGATAACTATCGCCGCTATTATGCCATTTTCGGTATTATCACTATATATATAGCCCGCGCCAGGTAGTATACCCCACCCTAACGCAGCATAAGGATTTTTTAAATTATCCCGTGTAAACGTGGTGTACTGGTATATACGCTGCAGTTCAAATTCTTTTGCAAGTGCAGTATAAGGCGATAGTTCATTGTAATTATCACCTGCCAGCAATGAATATGCAAGCTTTCTTTTCAATACCATTGTTTCATATTCAGTTTTTTCATTATTGCTACTTTCTATGGTTGGAGCTGACATCACGATGTGTGTTAAATTCTGCGATATATCGCTGAATGCTGCATCAAATGCAAATATCCATACCGGTGGCTTTACCTGCAAATTGTTGCCCACCCTGTCAAGAATAAGCTGGTATTGTTTGCCCTGGTACTGGCAATACAATGAAGCCATAAAAAAGGCATCATACGGATACAAAGAAGGATAGTAATAGTATAAACGCTGATATTCCTGGTAAGCGCGGTAATATTCCCTTTGTTCAACAAGTCGATTTGCAAACCCTGCTATAGCATTATAGCTATAGGGATCAACCGTTTGTGCGCACACATGAGCCGCAAAAATAATACCCCATAAAAACGTTATCGCAAGCCGCAACGGCATATATCAGGCTTTTCTTACTGCCAGTTTTTCCCAGTACAGAACAAACGGTGAAGCTATATACAAAGATGAATATGTTCCTATAACTATACCAAACAGAAGTACGCTTGCAAATTCGTTAAGACCTTCACCACCAATCATATACAGTGCAAATACAGCAAACAATGTGGTAAGCGCAGTAAGCAGCGTTCTGGATATTGTCTGAGTTATAGATTTATCAATTACATCTATAAACGTCTGTTTGGTTTTAATCTGTAAATTTTCCCTAACACGGTCAAATATAATAATGGTATCGTTTACTGAATAACCATAAATGGTCAGGATTGCGGCAACTATGGGTATATTAATCTCAATTCCAGCAAATCCACAAAAAAGAATTGAAAGAATAACATCATGTAACAGCGCAACCATTGCTCCAATAGAATACTTCAATTCAAACCGGAATGCCAGATACAGCGTCATAATTATAATTGAAAGCGCAATAAGCTTCCCTGCCGATTTTTTAAGAAAATCACCTATTGCAGGTCCCACGGTTTCTATACTCAATATTTCAACATTTTTAAAGTTACTCTGAATAACAGTTTTTAGTTCTTTGGTACTTTCTTCAACATTTTCAGTACGACTGGCAAGTTTGGTAGAAATAAGATATTCATTATCCTCTTCTTTTCCTACCTGCTGAATCACTGCACTAATTTTATTCTGAGTTAAAACCTTTCGTATCTGTGCGGTATCAACTCCTTGCTCAAATTTTACGGTAAGCTTTATACCACCAACAAAATCAATACCCCAGTTAAAACCTCCATTGCGATAGGTCTGCAATGAAAAAATCACAATTAATGTTATTGTAATTGCATAAGCAATAAATCTGTATTTAATAAAAGGAATTATTTTTTCCAAG includes these proteins:
- a CDS encoding nicotinate phosphoribosyltransferase, whose translation is MKGMELLTDLYELTMMQVYLKTGIIQKYAIFDMFFRKNPFNSGYVVFAGLEQLIDYLQNLSFSKESIDYLYSLNIFSDDFLDYCKSFRFTGSIFSFQEGDIVFPEEPVIRVEAPLGQAQLIETALLNCINFQSLIATKAARVCYAAQGRQVIEFGLRRAQGPDGGLSASRASFIGGCVGTSNVLAGKLYGIPVKGTHAHSFVMAYDSEAEAFNNYTTVFPDSSILLVDTYDTVHSGIINAIAAAKKLQKQGKHLAGIRLDSGDLADLSKKVRKLLDEEGLEYIKIVASNDLDEFRIDELLRHEAPIDVFGVGTRLATGYGESALSGVYKMAAIEKDGALIPKMKVSDEMSKGTIPSRKNVYRYYNSDNTICFDIICQNDEIVLDGDVYDIKGNRFTVDKDLFSRCMHIPVIQHGTLVYQKPSLQEIQHHCVASMQSLPESLKDLYNPVEYQVYISPKLFQLVESMRTEIHKKID
- a CDS encoding glutamine synthetase family protein produces the protein MVDNREYILKTAHDNDVKFIRLWFTDILGFLKSFAITSNELEDALEEGVRFDGSTIHGFVRKTEKEMIAMPDVETFEILPWRPKSNSVARMFCYIYNTDMTPYECDVRYILYKNLKKASDKGYLFYVGPEIEFFLFKNSESPQLLDRGGYFDLTPLDIASDIRRQMVLTLEEMGIGVKTSHHEGAPSQHEIDLRHDDALSIADNIMTFKTATKEIAQQNNIYASFMPKPLSQYNGCGMHIHQSLFKNEVNIFYDSNDEFMLSDIAKHYIAGLLKHAPEFFAISNQWVNSYKRLNYGFEAPIDLSWSINNPSSLIRITTSRTDNPNSVRVELRNPDPACNPYLLFSAILAAGLSGIEHNDPLPKPHNLSEGKSNFSTKSLPSNLSDALKLFEKSSLMRDALGDKLVELFIENKHYELDQYNRHITDYEIDTYLPIL
- a CDS encoding Gfo/Idh/MocA family oxidoreductase, with the protein product MKPVVALIGCGRIGFLLENDPLRYKPCTHYGGTKAARLSITHACDINEKRLHTFSKIAGIPQSHCYIDYQKLIEQEKPQCVIIASWTNTHSPIGITAAQNGAKVIVCEKPIASDLTQAKAFIDACTTYNTTLIINHERRYDYRYNYVQRLIRNNEIGPISSVYGFVFTPSKAHQPGSGGGPLLHDGTHLIDIVQYLFGNIAQVQGYTTRYSKDSLYEDYTIAHCLTTSGIHVTLEAGGHRDYFMFELQIFGTKGKIVIGNGYLQLYKPAKSKLYTGFNDLVAHAVTPKGKPDYFTKLYKEVKKCLKHSIPVTSSGYDGYSALEVIDAIYRSANQNGSTVSIRMQN
- a CDS encoding riboflavin synthase, with the protein product MFTGIIEEIGVVQSVKQSANGKLISIHARTVIEGTKIGDSIAIDGACQTVTAMGKDFFTVFASDVTLGITTLGLFKTGTQVNLERAMQPIGRLGGHLVQGHVDATGKIVSLQKLPDGLKVTLTVPDGISKFIVPKGSIAIDGISLTVVDKKDTIELYCIPETITNTTLAHKKTGDMVNVEVDIIAKYVYYMVTQIKGGDSSLEKKLREEGFLS
- the ribD gene encoding bifunctional diaminohydroxyphosphoribosylaminopyrimidine deaminase/5-amino-6-(5-phosphoribosylamino)uracil reductase RibD: MNRIEKLFLTDMESQKHNEYMTLALQLAFGRLGVTSPNPAVGAVIVKDDTIIAKGSTQACGLDHAEVVALKNAAGNTTGASMYVTLEPCCHWGKTPPCTDAIIKAGIKKVMIPALDPNPAVAGKGVRALQQAGVEVVFLRQFSQPAIDLIRPFKKSILRHRPFVIHKAAISLDGRTATTTGDSKWISSPVSRLLVHRLRACADTIIVGKATVEMDNPALTVRYTEFPPEAEKFFATRQYTAVGYSNSFINGLLELWKTDVTHDLKKVVIGLPKALQNVTLASDSNAYFFTAHKDQDDLLKRDDYAIIAKLIDSGRIQFLQSDSGVEQIHELLDILHTMGSMIAVLEGGATVAGSFFDSGELDQCMYFYSPIIVGKGKNVIEGKGRQFIKESMDLHDVTSIYLGHDMLVSGYKESYQFEAV
- the secF gene encoding protein translocase subunit SecF codes for the protein MEKIIPFIKYRFIAYAITITLIVIFSLQTYRNGGFNWGIDFVGGIKLTVKFEQGVDTAQIRKVLTQNKISAVIQQVGKEEDNEYLISTKLASRTENVEESTKELKTVIQSNFKNVEILSIETVGPAIGDFLKKSAGKLIALSIIIMTLYLAFRFELKYSIGAMVALLHDVILSILFCGFAGIEINIPIVAAILTIYGYSVNDTIIIFDRVRENLQIKTKQTFIDVIDKSITQTISRTLLTALTTLFAVFALYMIGGEGLNEFASVLLFGIVIGTYSSLYIASPFVLYWEKLAVRKA